Proteins encoded in a region of the Candidatus Omnitrophota bacterium genome:
- the smc gene encoding chromosome segregation protein SMC — MYFKSLEILGFKSFLNKTKLKFEPGVTAIVGPNGCGKSNIVDSIKWVLGEQSAKSMRSSAMQDVIFNGTEKHDPLGFAEVSLTLSNEDRILPVDYDEVTVTRRLYRSGESEYLLNKMPVRLADIRGLLMGTGIGTSSYSVVEQGRMDMVLSSKPEERRYLFEEASGITRYKSQKREAMLKLERTQENLVRINDIVREVERQIRSIERQARKAERYKTRYEELKGLEVKQALKKYHDLGSNDSSIADMNGDIKRLAEEKSSALEGAASALAGFREDFKMVMEKLQEIQNQVTIMASELDKNRHVITVNRERVEELQKYVERLDWEIEDITERREGLKTRLEELDRRFGEVNRRRTEKDAELAQAEENVRGMSESIELCRHELKFSRERTVDIVSEATKARNLAIKLQADISNAVAREKRLKAEKVNVEAEKTRVVEEVGALDAKAEGVKGKLEGKKKEFYAFNEEYQAKHNRNILLGGEKSDREKQLNAIRPRRQFLEKLISEREGINDGAKVIMERVEAQDQDFKGVCGILSEIVNVKDGYGEAMESVMGYLSQAVVVETRSDAQKVMSFLREGSMENVSLIILEELSARATGEDIPGDVPGFGPAMSVIRTDERYIPALRELLSRTLVAGPSSRVEEAVSGTEPFPYAVLGEKGEISRRGVRRSRNYSGKEVLPLFGRQEKVREMLADEERIEKEIEGLNAEISVLENWIRDSQARKEHLESDLRECQMEFADISSRRGAVRDKLDSIDKELNVVAAEIAEESGIIISLREELSRAEEKSRELEEENIRLNAVMEESQLVIQDKSRLREEALFAISDIKAELSGLRKEEENISENLTRERTSFERMEHEVGDKRGRIAESGQRIKELNEQTKELETRIGECEKAIGEKNDEITLVRESKEELSVRVREEEEKVKRFEKELEEARDRIRDLDIQKKELEYKRQALVDRMLETYKVDIEKSLSCEGDAQEENWQEVEARINDLKDQIDKMGEVSLGAVEEHKQLEERFQFLTKQRDDLVESRESLLKAIRQINQTTRKLFIETFDKIKVEFNSYFRMLFNGGKAELVLQDESNVLECGIDIVVRPPGKKLHNIMQLSGGEKAMTAIALIFAIFKVNPSPFCILDEIDAPLDESNIVRFCRVLQEFLKLSQFIIVTHNRMTIQLADVLYGITMQEKGVSKIVSVKFTEDERSEAEEPAAVVSA; from the coding sequence ATGTATTTCAAAAGCCTTGAGATACTGGGTTTTAAATCTTTTCTGAACAAGACTAAGTTGAAGTTCGAACCCGGGGTAACGGCGATAGTAGGACCGAACGGGTGCGGGAAAAGCAACATAGTTGACTCTATAAAGTGGGTACTCGGGGAACAATCCGCGAAATCCATGCGTTCGTCGGCCATGCAGGATGTGATCTTCAACGGTACGGAAAAACATGATCCGCTGGGTTTTGCCGAGGTGTCTTTGACCCTCTCGAACGAGGACAGGATATTACCGGTCGATTATGACGAGGTAACGGTAACAAGAAGGTTATACCGCTCCGGGGAAAGTGAATATCTCCTGAACAAGATGCCTGTGCGGCTCGCGGATATACGCGGTCTGTTAATGGGTACCGGTATAGGCACCAGTTCCTATTCGGTCGTGGAACAGGGAAGAATGGACATGGTCTTGAGTTCCAAGCCCGAAGAGAGAAGGTATCTTTTTGAGGAGGCCAGCGGTATTACCCGATACAAATCCCAGAAAAGGGAGGCCATGCTCAAACTGGAACGCACCCAGGAGAACCTGGTTCGGATAAACGATATTGTAAGGGAAGTGGAACGGCAGATCCGTTCGATAGAGAGGCAGGCAAGGAAAGCGGAGCGCTATAAAACGCGTTATGAGGAACTTAAAGGGCTTGAGGTGAAACAGGCCCTGAAAAAATATCACGATCTCGGGTCGAATGACAGTTCCATAGCGGACATGAACGGGGACATCAAACGTCTCGCGGAAGAAAAAAGTTCCGCGTTGGAAGGGGCGGCTTCCGCTCTAGCGGGTTTCCGTGAAGATTTCAAGATGGTGATGGAGAAGTTGCAGGAGATACAGAACCAGGTGACGATCATGGCGTCGGAACTGGACAAGAACAGGCATGTGATCACGGTCAACCGGGAAAGAGTGGAAGAACTCCAGAAATACGTGGAAAGACTGGACTGGGAAATAGAGGATATAACCGAAAGAAGAGAAGGCCTGAAGACCAGACTTGAAGAGCTTGATAGGCGTTTCGGTGAAGTTAATCGCAGAAGGACGGAGAAAGACGCTGAGCTGGCGCAGGCGGAAGAGAACGTGCGCGGCATGTCCGAGTCCATAGAACTGTGCAGGCATGAGCTCAAGTTCAGCCGGGAGAGGACAGTTGATATAGTTTCCGAAGCCACAAAAGCCAGGAACCTGGCCATAAAGCTACAGGCCGATATAAGTAATGCCGTAGCCAGGGAAAAAAGGCTTAAGGCGGAAAAGGTCAACGTGGAAGCCGAAAAGACCCGGGTGGTGGAAGAGGTTGGCGCGCTTGACGCCAAGGCCGAAGGAGTGAAAGGGAAACTGGAAGGCAAAAAGAAGGAGTTTTACGCTTTCAACGAGGAATACCAGGCCAAACATAACAGGAACATACTCCTGGGCGGGGAAAAATCGGATAGGGAGAAACAACTTAACGCCATCAGGCCGCGCAGGCAGTTCCTGGAGAAGCTGATATCCGAAAGAGAGGGTATAAATGACGGCGCGAAGGTCATAATGGAAAGGGTGGAGGCGCAAGACCAGGATTTCAAAGGGGTATGTGGGATATTATCCGAGATAGTGAACGTGAAGGACGGTTACGGTGAGGCCATGGAATCCGTCATGGGATATCTGTCCCAGGCAGTGGTGGTCGAGACACGTTCGGACGCGCAAAAGGTCATGTCATTCCTGAGAGAGGGTTCCATGGAGAACGTGAGCCTGATAATCCTTGAAGAGCTCAGCGCGCGCGCGACCGGAGAGGATATCCCGGGGGATGTGCCCGGGTTCGGCCCCGCGATGTCCGTTATCAGGACCGATGAGAGATATATCCCGGCGCTCCGGGAGCTTCTTTCCCGTACTTTGGTCGCGGGCCCGTCTTCTCGCGTGGAGGAAGCGGTTTCCGGGACCGAGCCGTTCCCGTACGCGGTATTGGGTGAAAAGGGCGAGATATCCCGCCGGGGAGTACGACGCAGCAGGAATTACTCCGGTAAAGAGGTCCTTCCGCTTTTCGGCAGGCAGGAGAAGGTCAGGGAAATGCTGGCTGATGAGGAAAGGATAGAAAAAGAGATAGAGGGACTGAACGCCGAGATATCCGTCCTGGAGAACTGGATAAGGGATTCCCAGGCTAGAAAAGAACATCTTGAGTCCGATCTGCGGGAGTGCCAGATGGAATTCGCGGATATCAGCTCAAGGCGTGGCGCTGTCAGGGATAAACTGGACTCGATCGACAAGGAGCTTAATGTTGTCGCCGCGGAAATAGCGGAGGAATCAGGGATAATAATCTCTTTGAGGGAGGAATTGTCCAGGGCTGAGGAGAAGAGCAGGGAATTGGAAGAGGAGAATATACGCCTGAACGCGGTAATGGAGGAATCACAGCTGGTGATACAGGACAAAAGCCGCCTGAGGGAAGAGGCTCTTTTCGCCATATCCGATATAAAGGCCGAGCTCTCGGGGCTCAGGAAAGAAGAAGAGAATATCAGCGAGAACCTTACCAGGGAACGGACGTCGTTCGAGAGGATGGAACATGAGGTCGGGGATAAGAGGGGAAGGATAGCCGAGAGTGGACAAAGGATAAAGGAGCTTAATGAACAGACGAAAGAACTTGAAACGCGCATAGGCGAATGCGAAAAGGCCATCGGGGAAAAGAACGATGAAATAACATTGGTGAGGGAGAGCAAAGAGGAGCTTTCGGTAAGGGTGCGGGAAGAAGAGGAGAAAGTAAAACGTTTCGAGAAAGAACTTGAGGAAGCGCGCGACAGGATACGCGATCTCGACATACAGAAAAAAGAGCTGGAGTACAAGCGCCAGGCCCTCGTGGACAGGATGCTGGAGACTTACAAGGTCGACATCGAGAAGAGCTTGTCCTGCGAGGGGGACGCGCAGGAAGAGAACTGGCAGGAAGTGGAGGCCAGGATAAACGACCTGAAGGACCAGATAGATAAAATGGGCGAAGTGAGCCTTGGCGCGGTAGAAGAACATAAGCAGCTCGAGGAAAGGTTCCAGTTCCTCACAAAACAGCGTGACGACCTGGTGGAAAGCCGCGAGTCCCTGCTTAAGGCGATAAGACAGATAAACCAGACCACGCGTAAGCTCTTCATAGAAACGTTCGATAAGATAAAGGTCGAGTTCAACAGCTATTTCCGTATGCTTTTCAACGGAGGCAAGGCCGAGCTTGTCCTCCAGGATGAGAGCAATGTGTTGGAATGCGGCATAGACATAGTCGTGAGGCCTCCAGGCAAGAAATTGCATAATATAATGCAGCTTTCCGGTGGTGAGAAGGCGATGACCGCCATAGCGCTCATATTCGCGATATTCAAGGTGAACCCGAGCCCGTTCTGTATATTGGACGAAATAGACGCGCCGCTTGACGAGTCCAATATCGTGAGGTTCTGCCGTGTGCTCCAGGAGTTCCTGAAGCTTTCCCAGTTCATAATCGTCACGCATAACAGGATGACCATACAGCTGGCGGACGTGTTATACGGTATCACGATGCAGGAAAAAGGTGTATCGAAGATCGTGTCCGTTAAGTTCACCGAGGACGAGAGGTCCGAGGCGGAGGAACCCGCCGCGGTCGTAAGCGCGTAA
- a CDS encoding MerR family transcriptional regulator, giving the protein MEMISRGVRKYTVQQIADILGLYRGTVINYEKKGIFPVPRRNPINGYREYTEEDIEKMRRILEGK; this is encoded by the coding sequence ATGGAGATGATCTCAAGAGGTGTAAGGAAATATACGGTCCAGCAGATAGCTGATATTCTTGGGCTTTATAGAGGCACTGTGATAAATTACGAAAAGAAGGGGATATTCCCTGTGCCGCGCCGTAACCCGATAAACGGTTACCGTGAATACACCGAAGAAGACATCGAGAAGATGAGAAGGATACTCGAAGGAAAATAA
- a CDS encoding electron transfer flavoprotein subunit alpha produces MPIKINDKCIGCKLCVKECPFGAMTVENKKAVIDLTKCTLCGACVEVCKFDAIDIKKKDTAAKKDFSMYKDVWVFAEQKKGKVQSVAFELLGKGRELADKLGVKLCAVLLGDGVEDVCRELIEKGADKVYLVDSPKLRVYQDDPYTKVLIKLVSQYKPEIVLCGATTIGRSLISRVAVDIRAGLTADCTGLDIDPDEKLLLQTRPAFGGNIMATIITPNSRPQMSTVRHKVMKEAEADSSRKGEIIRESFDEDTYASRTKLIDIVEEIESTINIAEADIIVSGGRGVGSKENFEIIRELALGLNAAVGASRSAVDAGWIPYSHQVGQTGKTVCPKLYIACGISGQIQHLIGMKSSDVIVAINKDPEAPIFGVATYGIVGDLFKVLPALTQEFKKVLG; encoded by the coding sequence CTGCCGATAAAGATCAACGATAAATGCATTGGATGTAAGCTGTGCGTAAAGGAATGCCCTTTCGGTGCCATGACCGTAGAGAACAAGAAAGCGGTCATTGACCTTACCAAGTGTACGTTATGCGGGGCCTGCGTAGAGGTGTGTAAGTTCGATGCCATCGATATAAAGAAAAAAGACACCGCCGCTAAAAAAGATTTTTCCATGTATAAGGATGTATGGGTCTTCGCCGAGCAGAAAAAGGGAAAAGTGCAGTCCGTGGCGTTCGAGCTACTGGGAAAAGGCAGGGAACTCGCGGATAAGCTCGGGGTTAAGCTTTGCGCGGTGCTTTTGGGCGACGGAGTGGAAGATGTGTGCAGGGAACTCATAGAAAAAGGCGCCGATAAAGTATATCTCGTGGATTCCCCCAAATTGAGGGTATATCAGGACGACCCTTATACCAAGGTCCTTATCAAGCTGGTGTCGCAATATAAACCGGAAATAGTGCTTTGCGGGGCTACCACCATAGGCAGGAGCCTGATATCACGCGTAGCTGTGGACATAAGGGCCGGGCTTACCGCGGATTGTACGGGGCTCGATATAGATCCGGACGAAAAACTGCTTCTCCAGACAAGGCCGGCTTTTGGTGGTAATATCATGGCTACCATAATCACGCCCAATTCCAGGCCGCAGATGTCCACCGTAAGACATAAGGTCATGAAAGAGGCCGAAGCTGATAGTTCCAGGAAGGGCGAAATAATACGCGAATCCTTTGATGAGGATACATACGCTTCAAGGACAAAGCTTATCGATATCGTCGAGGAGATAGAATCGACCATAAATATAGCGGAAGCGGATATAATTGTCTCCGGGGGGCGAGGTGTGGGCTCAAAAGAGAATTTCGAGATCATCAGGGAACTGGCGCTGGGGCTTAACGCCGCGGTGGGGGCATCGAGGTCGGCGGTCGATGCCGGATGGATCCCGTACTCGCACCAGGTCGGGCAGACCGGTAAGACCGTATGCCCGAAACTATATATCGCTTGTGGTATAAGCGGCCAGATACAGCACCTTATCGGGATGAAGTCATCGGACGTGATCGTAGCTATTAATAAGGATCCCGAGGCGCCTATATTCGGCGTAGCTACTTATGGTATAGTGGGAGACCTTTTCAAGGTATTACCGGCGCTTACTCAGGAGTTCAAGAAGGTATTAGGATAA
- a CDS encoding electron transfer flavoprotein subunit beta/FixA family protein codes for MKILVLIKQVPDSTDVKIDPVTNTLKREGVAAVINPFDMYAIEEAIRVKEKLGDSEVVVICMGPPQADQALREAISMGCDSAILLSDRKFAGSDTWATSYTISQAIKKVGDFGIIFCGKQASDGDTAQVGPGISMHLGIPQVTYVKKIEKLDKTSAVVERMTEEGYDIVETPIPVLFTVVKEINEPRLPSLKGKMKAKKAEIVVWTAEDVACEPENIGLDGSPTRVVKVFSPPPRGGGQIIGGEEKDAAIELAGLIKDVVIGG; via the coding sequence ATGAAGATATTGGTCCTTATAAAACAGGTTCCGGACTCGACGGACGTGAAGATAGACCCGGTAACGAACACGCTCAAGCGTGAAGGCGTGGCAGCGGTCATAAATCCCTTTGATATGTACGCCATTGAAGAAGCCATAAGGGTCAAGGAGAAGCTGGGGGATTCCGAGGTCGTTGTTATCTGCATGGGGCCGCCCCAGGCGGACCAAGCCCTGCGGGAAGCCATATCCATGGGTTGTGACAGCGCTATACTGCTTTCCGACAGGAAGTTCGCCGGCAGTGATACCTGGGCCACCAGCTATACTATCTCACAGGCCATAAAGAAGGTGGGAGATTTCGGTATCATATTCTGCGGGAAACAGGCCTCCGACGGGGATACCGCCCAAGTAGGTCCCGGTATATCCATGCATCTGGGGATTCCGCAGGTAACATATGTGAAAAAGATCGAAAAACTGGACAAGACCTCCGCTGTGGTCGAACGTATGACCGAAGAGGGTTATGATATAGTCGAAACGCCTATACCGGTATTATTCACGGTGGTAAAAGAGATAAACGAACCCAGGCTTCCGTCCCTCAAGGGTAAGATGAAGGCAAAGAAGGCCGAGATAGTTGTCTGGACGGCGGAAGATGTCGCCTGCGAGCCGGAGAACATAGGCCTTGATGGGTCCCCCACCAGGGTCGTGAAGGTGTTCTCTCCGCCCCCAAGGGGAGGCGGTCAGATCATAGGCGGCGAGGAAAAGGACGCGGCCATAGAATTGGCCGGACTTATCAAGGATGTTGTGATAGGCGGATAG
- a CDS encoding acyl-CoA dehydrogenase family protein: MDYLLTEEQQMIRDLCHQIAEEKIKPVAAHHDETGEFPWDIVKVMAESDIYGVYIPEEYGGMGGGVLEMAIAAEELSWGCGGIALAFAATGLGTFPILLYGNDDQKAKYLPNIAAGKTLAAFCITEAEAGSDAGSIKTTAVKDGDHYILNGTKQWITNGGEAEIYTVIAMTDRSKGARGASAFIVEKGTPGLSFGKKEDKLGIRGSATREVIFQDVKVPKENLLGREGLGFIVAMKTFDHSRPGVAAQAVGIAQRALDESVKYAHERKQFGSAISSFQGIQFMLADMAIQVEASRALIYSAARMIDSGAKDVAKISAMSKTFASDTAMKVTVDAVQIFGGYGYMKEYPVEKLMRDAKITQIYEGTNQIQRSVIASALIKESLGKKK, from the coding sequence ATGGATTACTTATTGACCGAAGAACAGCAGATGATAAGGGATCTATGCCACCAGATCGCCGAAGAGAAAATAAAACCAGTTGCGGCTCATCATGACGAGACCGGTGAGTTCCCATGGGATATAGTCAAGGTCATGGCCGAATCCGATATCTATGGCGTGTATATACCCGAAGAATATGGTGGTATGGGCGGCGGGGTCCTGGAAATGGCCATCGCCGCGGAGGAACTTTCCTGGGGATGCGGAGGTATTGCCCTGGCTTTCGCCGCTACCGGTCTGGGGACTTTTCCTATATTGCTTTATGGTAACGATGACCAGAAAGCGAAATACCTGCCTAATATAGCCGCGGGGAAGACCCTTGCCGCTTTCTGTATAACGGAAGCGGAAGCCGGATCGGATGCCGGAAGCATAAAGACCACGGCCGTGAAGGACGGGGACCATTATATATTGAACGGGACCAAACAGTGGATAACCAACGGTGGTGAAGCCGAGATATACACTGTTATCGCCATGACGGACAGATCCAAAGGCGCGCGTGGCGCAAGCGCCTTTATAGTCGAAAAAGGTACTCCGGGCCTGAGCTTTGGCAAGAAGGAAGATAAGCTTGGTATCAGGGGATCGGCAACGCGCGAGGTGATATTCCAGGACGTTAAGGTGCCTAAAGAGAACCTGCTGGGCAGGGAAGGCCTTGGGTTCATAGTGGCCATGAAGACGTTCGATCATTCGCGTCCGGGTGTGGCCGCGCAGGCCGTCGGCATAGCCCAGAGGGCTTTGGATGAGTCGGTCAAATACGCCCACGAGAGAAAGCAGTTCGGGAGCGCCATATCCTCTTTCCAGGGGATACAGTTCATGCTCGCCGATATGGCCATACAGGTAGAGGCTTCCAGGGCGCTTATATACTCGGCCGCTCGCATGATAGACTCCGGAGCCAAGGATGTGGCCAAGATATCGGCCATGAGCAAGACGTTCGCGTCCGATACGGCGATGAAGGTCACCGTGGATGCTGTACAGATCTTCGGCGGATATGGATATATGAAAGAATACCCGGTAGAGAAACTCATGAGGGATGCGAAGATCACGCAGATATATGAGGGCACCAACCAGATACAGAGAAGCGTGATAGCATCGGCTCTCATAAAAGAGAGCCTGGGCAAGAAGAAATAA
- the fabF gene encoding beta-ketoacyl-ACP synthase II, which yields MSHKRRVVLTGTGAVTPVGNNVKDAWYAMVNGKTGVARLTAFDPTPFNSQVAAEVKGFDPTLFISPKQEKRLDPFVKFAIAAAKMAVDDSGIEVSKINTERAGVYIGSGIGGLHTIEKEHSKYIMSENETVAASRMSPFLIPMLIVNMGSGLVSIELGFKGPNSAAVTACATASHSIGDAFKIIQRDEADIMVAGGSEAAITRMGFGGFCALKALTTRNDDPEHASRPFDRERDGFIMGEGAAIVVLEELEHAKKRGAHIYCEVVGYGMSGDAYHMTAPDPEGDGAIRCMKAAVEDAGLNVEAVDYINAHGTSTQLNDKMETAAIKKVFGDHAYKMAVSSTKGVTGHLLGATGAIELIACAKAIEERVLPPTINYEYPDPDCDLDYVPNTAREADVKVALSNSLGFGGHNVSLVVKKFEG from the coding sequence ATGTCCCATAAAAGAAGAGTTGTCCTTACAGGGACCGGCGCAGTGACCCCGGTAGGGAACAATGTCAAAGATGCGTGGTATGCGATGGTTAACGGTAAGACGGGTGTAGCCCGTCTTACCGCCTTCGATCCTACTCCGTTTAATTCCCAGGTAGCCGCAGAGGTCAAAGGCTTCGACCCGACCTTGTTCATAAGCCCCAAGCAGGAAAAAAGGCTGGATCCGTTCGTTAAGTTCGCGATAGCCGCCGCCAAGATGGCTGTTGACGACAGCGGGATAGAGGTCTCCAAGATCAATACCGAGCGGGCCGGTGTATATATCGGGTCAGGTATAGGCGGGCTCCATACCATAGAGAAAGAGCATTCAAAATACATAATGTCGGAGAACGAGACGGTAGCGGCATCCAGGATGTCACCGTTCCTTATCCCCATGCTCATCGTTAATATGGGGTCCGGCCTGGTCTCCATAGAGCTGGGGTTCAAAGGCCCGAACTCCGCGGCGGTCACAGCTTGCGCTACCGCCAGCCACTCAATAGGGGACGCTTTTAAGATCATACAGAGGGATGAGGCGGATATAATGGTGGCCGGAGGGTCCGAAGCGGCTATAACGAGAATGGGATTCGGGGGTTTTTGCGCCCTCAAGGCGCTGACCACCAGGAACGATGACCCGGAACATGCTTCACGCCCGTTCGACAGGGAAAGGGACGGGTTCATAATGGGCGAAGGCGCGGCTATAGTGGTACTTGAGGAGCTGGAGCACGCCAAGAAAAGAGGGGCCCATATCTATTGTGAGGTCGTGGGATACGGTATGAGCGGGGACGCGTATCATATGACAGCTCCTGATCCCGAAGGGGACGGCGCTATAAGATGCATGAAGGCCGCCGTAGAGGATGCCGGACTTAACGTGGAAGCAGTAGACTACATAAACGCGCATGGTACCTCCACGCAGCTCAATGATAAGATGGAAACGGCTGCCATAAAAAAGGTTTTTGGTGACCATGCTTACAAAATGGCGGTAAGTTCTACTAAAGGCGTCACCGGGCACCTGTTAGGCGCTACAGGCGCGATAGAGCTGATCGCATGCGCTAAAGCCATAGAGGAAAGAGTTCTGCCTCCCACAATCAACTATGAATACCCTGACCCTGATTGCGACCTTGATTATGTCCCGAATACCGCCAGAGAAGCCGATGTTAAGGTAGCGCTAAGTAATTCTCTCGGTTTTGGCGGGCATAATGTGAGCCTGGTCGTTAAGAAGTTCGAAGGATGA
- the acpP gene encoding acyl carrier protein encodes MSEIAEKVKAIVAEQLGVKIEEVREDAKFIDDLGADSLDTVELVMALEEEFGAEIPDEDAEKLTTVGEAITYIEEKAAK; translated from the coding sequence ATGTCGGAGATAGCTGAAAAGGTCAAAGCGATCGTGGCTGAACAGCTTGGTGTAAAGATCGAAGAGGTCAGAGAAGATGCGAAGTTCATAGACGATCTTGGTGCCGATTCTCTGGATACTGTTGAGCTTGTTATGGCGCTTGAGGAAGAGTTCGGGGCTGAAATACCGGACGAAGACGCCGAAAAGCTCACGACGGTCGGAGAGGCTATCACTTATATCGAAGAAAAAGCAGCCAAGTAA
- the fabG gene encoding 3-oxoacyl-[acyl-carrier-protein] reductase translates to MKLENKVSMVTGAARGIGKEIAFLFAREGSDLAICDVNEEFLAATKKEIEDATGRKVLTAKVNVTSLEEVTGFVEKTLDNFERLDILVNNAGITRDNLILRMSEQEWDSVLDVNLKGAFNCIKAVTRPMMKQRGGRIVNMASIIGVMGNAGQANYAASKGGLIALTKTVAKEMGSRNINVNAIAPGFIQTDMTDKLSAEAREKLLGLIPLGRMGDTSDVAKLALFLVGEGSSYITGQVIKVDGGMVM, encoded by the coding sequence ATGAAACTCGAGAATAAGGTATCCATGGTAACGGGTGCGGCCAGGGGGATAGGGAAAGAGATAGCTTTCCTGTTCGCCAGGGAAGGGTCGGACCTTGCCATATGTGATGTGAACGAGGAATTCCTGGCCGCTACCAAAAAGGAAATAGAAGATGCGACAGGCAGGAAGGTCCTGACAGCCAAGGTCAACGTTACTTCGCTCGAAGAAGTGACCGGGTTCGTGGAGAAAACCCTTGACAATTTTGAAAGATTAGATATACTTGTCAACAATGCCGGCATTACCAGGGATAATCTTATCCTTAGAATGTCGGAACAGGAATGGGATTCAGTACTTGACGTGAACCTTAAGGGCGCTTTCAACTGTATAAAAGCAGTGACCCGTCCTATGATGAAGCAACGCGGCGGCAGGATAGTGAACATGGCTTCCATAATAGGGGTCATGGGGAACGCCGGCCAGGCTAATTATGCTGCCAGCAAGGGAGGGCTTATAGCCCTGACCAAGACGGTAGCCAAGGAAATGGGATCCCGAAATATCAATGTTAACGCCATAGCTCCCGGGTTCATACAGACCGATATGACCGATAAGCTGTCCGCGGAGGCGAGAGAGAAGCTTTTGGGGCTTATCCCCCTCGGAAGGATGGGGGATACCTCAGATGTGGCAAAGTTGGCGCTTTTCCTGGTCGGTGAAGGGTCTTCTTATATAACGGGTCAGGTAATAAAAGTTGACGGCGGAATGGTGATGTAG
- a CDS encoding PilZ domain-containing protein has product MYRGAERRQYKRVKRQFLVRFRVRPHEGPGGWDMVPVINLGAGGMLFYYNKFLKEGALMDLKISFSPVEDPVVCVGQVLRMEKMPTNNMCIVAVLFQEMGDGKRELVDRVVEQYHSQSLE; this is encoded by the coding sequence ATGTATAGAGGCGCTGAAAGACGACAGTATAAACGAGTAAAAAGACAGTTCCTTGTAAGGTTCAGGGTCAGGCCTCATGAAGGCCCCGGTGGATGGGATATGGTACCCGTGATAAACCTGGGTGCCGGGGGCATGTTGTTCTATTACAACAAATTCCTCAAAGAAGGCGCGCTTATGGACCTGAAGATCAGTTTTTCTCCGGTCGAGGATCCCGTTGTGTGTGTCGGCCAGGTATTGAGGATGGAAAAAATGCCTACCAACAATATGTGTATAGTAGCGGTTCTTTTCCAGGAGATGGGAGATGGTAAAAGGGAGCTTGTTGACCGCGTAGTGGAACAATATCATTCCCAATCCCTAGAATAG